One stretch of Kluyveromyces marxianus DMKU3-1042 DNA, complete genome, chromosome 8 DNA includes these proteins:
- the MED1 gene encoding Med1p: MSDTFVETLNEMIQMLLNYKPGNRTLSNVIKLCQTLGLESFVDQVDTNKSRLSIASNIVVIDIDYENEMETILDVKLVLASNFDKFNYFNEQGENILLTSLSNVQDLKAFHHNLNFLVFLDSFSNIDIESGHTSLDLFKYYSDLPKMLQDYLQDQHLPFQVKVNENSTFGIVIYDANGENAIGTVCLERAPNSDSPFYEYIYDPKLKEWVNESSDASTQGINLVLKFADVIGFPETWITQELRVDNSTPLKTFAIPQQPQLKNSVKLQNELTSELLLMDTFRISNEDISLLPDFLKWYLWHKLVLEEMLKAITLDPSSSGNALNAGNSGTMQAKPRRRSSIMGNRKPSMSESMMLRDSGISQFTLKEIMDQPAVSDTEGDDMMDIDNDDNNKLVCITLNEEYICVGKTQKCSYQDDSQETWVSVIEFLKSKLL, from the coding sequence ATGTCAGATACTTTCGTGGAGACTCTGAATGAGATGATTCAAATGTTGCTAAACTACAAGCCGGGCAATCGTACATTATCAAATGTGATAAAGCTTTGCCAGACGCTAGGGTTAGAGTCGTTTGTAGATCAAGTTGACACTAACAAATCCCGGCTTTCGATAGCGTCCAATATTGTTGTCATAGACATTGATTATGAGAATGAGATGGAAACTATTTTGGACGTGAAACTGGTTTTGGCATCGAATTTCGATAAATTCAATTATTTCAACGAGCAAGGCGAGAATATTCTCCTAACCTCGTTGTCGAACGTTCAGGATTTGAAAGCTTTCCATCACAACTTGAACTTCCTTGTCTTTTTGGATTCTTTCTCGAACATCGACATCGAATCAGGTCACACCAGCCTTGaccttttcaaatattaCAGTGATTTGCCGAAGATGTTACAAGACTACTTACAGGACCAACATCTGCCGTTTCAAGTGAAAGTCAACGAAAACTCTACGTTTGGTATAGTGATATATGATGCAAATGGAGAGAACGCTATCGGTACAGTATGTTTGGAACGAGCACCGAACTCCGATAGTCCATTTTACGAATACATCTACGATCCAAAATTGAAGGAATGGGTCAATGAATCCTCTGATGCTTCAACTCAAGGAATAAATCTTGTTTTGAAGTTTGCAGATGTCATTGGGTTCCCCGAGACTTGGATAACTCAAGAACTACGAGTCGACAACAGTACACCGCTGAAAACTTTTGCCATTCcacaacaaccacaactAAAGAATTCAGTGAAGTTGCAAAACGAACTCACCTCAGAGTTGCTACTAATGGATACCTTTAGAATATCCAATGAGGATATCTCTTTGCTTCCGGATTTCTTAAAATGGTACTTATGGCATAAGCTTGTATTGGAAGAGATGTTGAAAGCCATAACGCTAGATCCTTCTTCCAGTGGCAACGCACTGAACGCTGGTAATTCGGGAACAATGCAAGCTAAGCCAAGACGAAGATCAAGTATCATGGGCAACAGAAAGCCAAGCATGTCGGAATCGATGATGTTAAGAGACTCTGGAATATCTCAGTTCACTTTGAAAGAGATTATGGACCAGCCTGCCGTATCCGATACAGAAGGAGACGATATGATGGATATAGATAACGATGATAACAACAAACTCGTATGCATCACACTTAATGAGGAATACATATGTGTAGGGAAGACACAAAAATGCAGTTACCAAGACGATAGTCAAGAAACATGGGTATCAGTGATAGAGTTTCTAAAATCGAAACTTCTGTAA
- the YSA1 gene encoding ADP-ribose diphosphatase codes for MYKSRVLQLITRRTFNMSKNKPELAKLLSSRPVTNTEECKWIGLTKLTYQDPNGKTREWDSAIRMTRSEGGVDGVGILAILRFKDKPDEILLQKQFRPPVEGVCIEMPAGLIDGGEDIETAAMRELREETGYVGKILHSSPVIFNDPGFTNTNLSLVTVLVDMSLPENQNPVTELEENEFIECFSVPLASMADELAKLDKEGYKLDARVQNVALGIKIAQDFRL; via the coding sequence ATGTACAAATCCCGTGTACTTCAATTGATAACCAGAAGAACATTCAACATGAGTAAGAATAAGCCTGAGCTCGCAAAGTTACTTTCGTCTAGACCTGTTACGAATACAGAGGAATGCAAATGGATTGGCTTAACAAAGCTAACCTACCAGGACCCCAACGGTAAGACCAGGGAATGGGATAGTGCTATTAGAATGACGAGGAGCGAGGGAGGTGTCGATGGTGTTGGAATCCTAGCTATTTTGAGGTTTAAAGACAAGCCTGACGAAATCTTATTGCAGAAGCAATTTAGACCCCCAGTGGAAGGTGTGTGTATTGAGATGCCAGCCGGTTTAATTGACGGAGGCGAGGACATTGAAACGGCAGCAATGCGTGAATTAAGGGAGGAGACAGGTTACGTAGGTAAAATTCTACATTCCTCACCAGTTATCTTCAATGATCCAGGCTTCACCAACACTAACCTCTCTTTGGTCACTGTTCTGGTAGACATGTCTCTACCAGAAAATCAGAACCCGGTTAcagaacttgaagagaatGAATTTATTGAGTGCTTTTCAGTGCCACTAGCATCTATGGCTGATGAGTTGGCTAAGCTAGACAAAGAAGGGTACAAACTCGATGCAAGGGTCCAAAATGTCGCACTCGGTATCAAGATCGCGCAAGACTTCAGATTGTAG
- the SPE3 gene encoding spermidine synthase: MSELTHPTIVDGWFREISDTMWPGQAMTLRVEKILHHEKSKYQDVLVFKSTDYGNVLVLDNVIQVTERDEFSYQEMIAHLALNSHPNPKKVLVIGGGDGGVLREIVKHESVEEAWLCDIDEAVIRVSKEYLPEMAKSYSHPKVKTHIGDGFQFLRDYQNTFDVIITDSSDPEGPAASLFQQSYFELLSSALTEKGVISTQAESMWIHLPIIKDLKKACKEVFPSVGYAFTTIPTYPTGQIGFMVCSKDPNVDVTKPLRSISDEEEDSRYRYYNKKVHEAAFVLPTWVAKELDL, encoded by the coding sequence ATGTCAGAACTAACTCATCCTACTATTGTAGATGGCTGGTTTAGAGAAATCTCTGATACCATGTGGCCAGGCCAAGCCATGACTTTGCGCGTGGAAAAAATCTTGCACCATGAGAAATCCAAGTACCAGgatgttttggttttcaaGTCCACCGATTACGGTAACGTTTTGGTGCTAGACAATGTGATCCAAGTCACGGAACGTGATGAGTTCTCTTACCAAGAAATGATTGCACACTTGGCTTTAAACTCTCACCCAAACCcaaagaaggttttggtCATTGGAGGTGGTGACGGTGGTGTGTTGAGAGAAATTGTCAAGCACGAATCTGTCGAGGAAGCTTGGTTGTGTGACATTGACGAGGCTGTTATCAGAGTTTCCAAGGAATACTTGCCTGAGATGGCCAAGTCGTACTCTCATCCAAAGGTCAAGACCCACATTGGTGACGGTTTCCAATTCTTGAGAGACTACCAAAACACCTTTGACGTCATTATCACAGACTCTTCCGATCCAGAAGGTCCAGCTGCCTCTCTTTTCCAACAATCCTACTTCGAATTGTTGAGCAGTGCATTGACTGAGAAGGGTGTCATCTCCACTCAAGCTGAAAGTATGTGGATTCACTTGCCAATTATcaaagacttgaagaaggccTGTAAGGAGGTTTTCCCATCAGTCGGATACGCCTTCACTACCATTCCTACCTACCCAACTGGTCAAATCGGGTTCATGGTTTGCTCCAAGGACCCTAACGTTGACGTCACCAAGCCATTAAGATCCATTTCcgacgaagaagaggacTCAAGATACCGTTACTACAACAAGAAGGTCCACGAAGCCGCTTTCGTGCTACCTACTTGGGTTGCAAAGGAATTGGACCTGTGA